The following nucleotide sequence is from Apium graveolens cultivar Ventura chromosome 4, ASM990537v1, whole genome shotgun sequence.
gagctcgtcgactgtccactaggcaatccaacgccaactcttgggctttccgactagcacctacaaaggcgaaacaccctaacttaggccttcgattatgcttgacatatcctcgctaacaatctacccgaacgttaacaagacccgactcgtaatacttcatataataatacacgtatcaattagggttcacgtcttcgaaagtcggttcagtgttcgttttcagaaaatacgtatactcgtcattttacgaaattagggttattgggttttaacaaaacattcaccacaacatacaatcacgTTCCACACAGAATATaagtatatacttatttatactcgttcgacgttccgataattacagggtatgtcccgaatttctgaatttaatttccaaaaattcgggcagcaccttcacagtttatcggcctacccgtcgaacaactcgacgtcaaatcacaacaacaaacaatccaacaattCATTCCACTAATACAACCGAAATCCATTTCACAAATCCCAAACACCGATTTAAccaaataattattattattacatcttACATTTAtactcatatttatttattaatttgaaaatattatttaatcgAATTCCTATTTCTTATACTGCAACAAACATAATCTCAATTAACATTAAACTTTTAAACCTAAATATGTATCATATTCATTCGCACATAACTAAACCAACACCGAACCACAATTAAATTCAACTTCCAAATCATTCCCAGAAACTCAATATTTGaacaattatcaacaactaatgAATTTATTCTAGCCCaaacaaacaaataaaaacaaaaaaagaaacGCAACCCGCTGCGGCAGGCTCGACCACCGGCTCGCTGGGTTCAACACCGGCGGCCGGCTGACCTCCGATCGACCCCAAATCGCGGGTGAAGATCGAGGTCGAGCCTCTGGTTCGTCGAGGCAGCCCAGTTCTCATACTATCAAGGAATTCGCGATCTTCCCAACATCAGACTGTAGGATTAAAACAAAAGAATTCAAGCCGAagatatatatgtatgtatatgagGGTATATACCTAATTGAGGGTTAAATTCAGAGGGTGATTAAAGTTAAAGAACGgaagaaacaaaaagaaaaagaaagaaagaagagGGGAGAGGAAAGGCGGAGAAGCGGCGGAGTAGAGGCGGGGGAGGAGAGCAGCGAcagggaagaaagaagaagccGGGGGGGGGGGCTGTGTTTTgtttgttattgtgtttgttttttttttgttttttttccgATTACTCCTTCCCAACAAGAAAGTGACACGCAGCCATACCCATCCTAAAAATCAAACGCGTGTACTAATAGATAATCACGAAGATTCCGAAACCCGGTTTATCCCAAAATTTGACATTAACGGATCGAGGTGCACATAAAACaattccagaaaattacggatatagtcttaaaatgttacaaatatcccgaattttataaaaacataaagtttgaaatttttaaacaattccTAAAACACAACTTAtgcccgcttttatcaattaaacgaatcgacgcgctggtgaaactaactccgaaaattcccaaaataattttaaaattctcagaataatacgaacttaataaaatataagtttcataattttttgaatatttctataattaaatatggatcttaccattaaacacactcagaaaatcatttaaaaataaataattaatgaaatatcgatttctcaattttataaagtcctaaaaataattctAGAAATTacaaagtcataaaaacaattttagagacaatccaagtatttatggaaataaaactgcaataacatcatttttaacaacgatacaaagtcatacaattcattaattaCCCACGCAGTTCAATTCCgcacactagtaatcacatacacatagcgacagagtaataacccactgactgaacccacacaattattttatttaattatttaatccataagtacacatttaaataataataaaaatatacagGTCGTTATAGTTTACCTCCATTTAAATACACACATTTAAAGATACAAATGTCCTTTTTCTTGATGCAGAGAACGTCGAGGGAAATTAGTTCGGGAATAATGGAATGGAGATGAATTCGAGTGAAAACATTTCATGACCATGCTTGCGTGTCTGCCGATATTCCAATGTTTTTAACTTATGCTTTCAACAAAGAATGTAATATTTATACAGTCGCCAATTGTTTTGGCATGAATTTCACTTTAAGACGTATCATTGCAAACATGGCATTTGCCATGTTTGGTATTACTGAATTGTTATAATTTTTGATAATTATCGACTGAAGATAACATTGGGCTTATGTATTAATTGCTTGGGTGATTCCATTAAGGTACTTACCTAATCATAGTATCAACTCATGGCCTATGAATTGCACATATGTAGTTGTGGTTTAATGAAAGTGGATGTAATAACCCACATGTAGATTTAAAAACTATGTGAGTTACACTTTTATTATAACTAATATCTCATGATACTCATGAAAACTATAGTTTCACAATGATGGTTTCAATGACCACAAATTTGGAGACTCGAGGATTTCGTAAGCTCTTTGCTGTTACAAATTTTACCACATCTAACAACTTTAAGGTTATCTTCCTATGGCATAATTGATTCTGGCCAAAATATGCCCAATTATGTATTCTGCCTAATTTGTAATTGTGGTTTTGACATCACAAAATCTATAATTATATAATTGTTATCTCTATCATATCTTTATTTATTGTAACAAAATATTGTATGCCAAAATCCATCTTGTACTACATACCAAATTAACTTCATTTACATgttcaaaacatatatattacCACACATTCTTCATCTTAGTTTTGATCAACAGCAAACAATAATATTCCATTCAACATAAAGTCTAGAAATTACAAAACTTAAACTACCAAATATTTAAATTTCATActaaattcaataaaactgcAAAACATCAGTCACAAACCTCACCAAGCAAAATCTTGAACAAAAGTAACTGCACTTTGCAATGACCACAACCTGAATTCCATATGTGTGACTTGGTTAAACGTTGATTATAAAATTCACCTTCTTCACGGTACTTCTCTTTCACAGTCAACTCACAAAGTGAATACCAAAGTTGTTCACCAAAAGGATTACCTTCAATTCTGTTTATCGGGTCTTTATTTCTTGCATCTGGACAAAATTTATAAAGAGGAATCAAATTGTCTACATCCGATATGTACCAGTACATATCCTCAAGCAAATGAACAATGTCTACTAACTTTGATTTAAGATCAACCATTCCAACAATATGagacatttcttcaacaacctgaTCTTTTTCATATGGTCTGTACACCGCTCTAAAAAAGACAAAACTAAAATAAGATGGAAAATGATTACcggagagaaaagagagagtttGAATATTATGATCCACATTATTACGCATGAAAAGCATTCGAGCCGAGTTATAAAATAATGCTTGCTCAACTTCAAGAGAAATGGCAAAACGAATAAAGCCATGGAATTGGTCACGCCTAACTTGTAGATAATGATTATGGTACTGGTATAGAGCATCCCAATTGAGCTTCTGCAACATCTCTTTAACTTGGATTCGGCTTGCTTTGGTGAAATAGGCCATCAACAACTTTCCAAACATGTGAAAGCTATCAAGATCGTGTATTATGAATGCAAACAATATAGCCATAATATCAGTATCAATGCTGAAAATGTTAAAGTTTGCCATGATGTAGTGAAGATAGTGATTCGGTAATGAAGCAGAATTACAATGATAACTGATTATGATAAGGTCTAAATGCAACAGTTATATATGTAAAGGCGGACAAACTTGGAGTTCTCCAACTCTGTATTATATATTGAGTTCtacacattttttatgaatgatattacatccaaatgaaagattctgagttctagtattttagatattatttttagatttttaaaaatttatctactatttatttttatttaaatcaaataaaacaataaaaaaattaaaaataaatatttgataaaattttaaaaatctaacaatattatCAAAAATAGTAGAACTCAGAATCTTTCATTTagatgtaatatcattcataaaaaatgtgtcaaacttaatatataatacttttaagtaTTTCGACTAAAGATATagtgatatttttgatacaaatttttGAATGAGTGACTAATTTGAGTCATGTCAGACTCACTTGATATATTTGGATGTAATAACTGACCTATTTGATAATTAACCCCTATTTATAATAAtaactgattttttttttactaattaaagcttactttaattatGCCAGAATCCAGATTATGAAATTACTTTAACTATTCTGTGACAAACTGAAGCCGAGGGTTGTACAAATCGCTTTCCCTCTAAGGATTGGTTGAAAAACCGTTTATTTCCCCGTGAGAATGAGCATCAGGATTATCACGGCATATGCACGGGTAACATTAAAAAAGCAATTCGTGAATTTTATTGATGGTTAAATGTAAGAGTAGGATGCAACCATCAATTTTTGATGGAGCAATAATTCATCACTTCTCcatcaattttcaataaatttgatgatgatcATCAATTAGTGGGGTCTGCTTATCCTCTCGGAAAAATAAAGAAACAACCCAAACTCGATATCCTGGAGTTGTCAATGTTAAGTAAGCGGTCCTTTTAAAATCTTAAGTGATTATACTCTTTAACAGTCAATTCGATCCTCTTAGCTCATGTTGGCCCCATCTTGAAAGTTAAAATTTTGAAGCTTCGTAATTCAGGTTTAAATACGGTCATGTGCCCTCTTATTTCTTTTCTTGTTCGGATTTAACTAACTTATATCTTGACAAGTGAAAACTAAATCCGCCCTATACATTTAGAGGATTTCGCAATCTTACAACAATTAGCCTTTGGTATGTCGTATTCACTACCAATATGTCATTTGGGACTCAAGTACAGTACTTTAAATTGTTTTTTTGTGTTGGAATCGAACATCTGGAAATCCAACTTACTAATCACGGTAAAAATATTAAATACTTAAATATTGCAAGAGGTGAAGAAACGGAGGAGCGGTATGCTCTAGATTACAACCCTTATACCGACATAAAGAAAAGCTTCAACCTACGCAGGCTTCTTGGTGATATGCCTGGCATTGAAACTCTTAAGGCCAATGATATCAGCCTCTCGGTATAAGTTTATCAAATTAGCTTTCTTCATACTTTTGCGGCATGGATCTTTTGTGGCATGTATTATTACAAAACCATGCTAATATACAGAAATGTTGTTTGTCCTTTTAAACAGCTGTGGAAttaagtaatatatatatatatccattgTTCATAACAATATACAGCTTACTCAACATACAACTGTCTGAAGTTAACTGTATGGAGCTGGTCTTGGATTTGCAAAACTCTCCCAAGGCCATATGCGCACCAAATTGCCATGACTAGAAAACCTCAAATCAATTACAGACTCGACAACTGGATTATGTAATAACAGTCTCATGTCTATAAATGCCGGCAAGAAAAGGCGGCGCTAGGGCAAttttattactccctccgtcccgttaTACATTTTTTATTTTGACTTCTGACATTATTCATGGTAAgcgattgactattaatttacgtctaatctataaaatcaaatatagtcatgagtgatcttgtttaattcgtatttatgagtactttaatataatgaaatttttatatttaatactaatacgaaattaaagatattaacaatcaaaagtgtgcattggcaaacgtgttcaacacaaataggaaacgtttttaggTACGGAGAGAGTACCTCGGCACAGTTGTATAGCAACATGAAAATTCCGCAGAGTTATGTGATTAAAGGTGCAAACGAGAACAAAATTGGACAACCACTTTGCAAGAAATGTTTCATGCTCTGATTACCTCTACTTAAGAAATATTTCATCCATGCAGAAGCACAGACATTTCCAACAGAATTTGTACAACATTTTTTCTGAGtttttttaagaaattaaaatATAAACACATTCATCAGTAAAACTACTATTGTATCTGAAAACACACATGTTTGCAAGAAGCATAATTTACTCTCTGCTTAGTGTCTCTTATATATGCAGAAATATTGTAATGGAGAGTTAATTTACGATACATTCTTCTTGCAGCTAAACTTGGATAGACTGCTCGCAAAGATGTGGGAGGCAATGGGTCTCATCAGAATATATACTAAACCTCAGGGACAACAACCTGATTTCAAATCAGGTTTTCACTTTCATCCTGTTAAGATATAATTCCGAGTTAATGGAATTTTTGACTGTTATATACTCAAATTTGATCTGAACTTAGAATCATATTCTTACATAATTCAAGCTGTCAAGCTAACTTTTTGATTTAAGCAAGTTACCCAGCTCAAAGCCTCATACAAATCTGGGAAAATCTAAGATATCAGAGTAAACACTATTAGCAGTTTCGGTCATAAACGAAACCAGAGTAAAAAAGTGACAGATTGTATGTTATTTATCGACGGGgaaaaatttgaaataaatatCAAAGTTAATAAAAACTTGAGAGAATTGCCTTTTGCACTCCGTAACTTTGGTTCAAACACACTTTTATATACCTATTTTCAGAAATTGGAGTTCGCATCCCACTTGTTTAAAAACCCGATTCAACTTGCACCATTTTTTGCTAATCCCGTCAATTATTTAGCCTCATTTGTTGTCTTTCATAATATACTTTAATTTATTCTCGAAAAAAAAGATGAAATATATTATAGAAGACAACAATTAGGGCTGAATAATTAATGGGATTAGACAAAAAAAGTGCATGTTGAATCGGGTTTTAAAAAATATGGATGCAAAATTGCAATCTTGAAATTAGGTATATAAAAGTGAATATAGCCAAAATTAAGGGATATAGAATGCAATTTTCTCACAAATACTCCTACAAATATACTGTAGGAAGAGTTTATTGCTATTTTACAACTTTGTCTTGTCAAAGAAAATATTAGATTACATCCATACAGACTAAAGATGATGGTTCTAATGATAAAGATATTCATGTAAATCTGGATTCTCTAGTAATTTGGAagctgaattttttttttcaaacgCAGCCAGCTAAATAAACAAGGATAGCCTCTACTACACAAAAGTATCTAATCACGAGGACTGCTGATCAACTCCTCCAAGATATTTTCACTACTGGGGATATTCTAGGGAACTGCAACAACTCTCGTTTAATCCTTAAGTACTCCCTAGAGTCATCCACTTTAGTGTCGTGCCTTAATTCCATTCTTCTGAGTGAAGGAGAAGATGCAAGCAAAAGCTTTATTAAAAGGAGCCCGACCCTTGAACCCATAATATTACGTATGATCACCTTTTGTAGTTGGTTTAGAGTTACATCCGCACAATCTGGTGATTCCAAATATTGCTCAGCTGTTAAATTTACGTTTCTCCCATAGTTCATGTGACGAACCTGCATTATACACTGCATCGTGAGTTGAAATCAAGAATAAATTATCAGTTGGCGCCTCATCTAAGTTCCATCAAAATATTAACAATTAATCAACAATTTTGTACCAGGACTCACCAATTTTATCTCAAGTCGTTTCAAAATAGGCGTACTTCTGAGCAAGCATaaagcatttaaaatcacattcaTGTCATCATCAAATGCCACATTATATAATTTCAGagtcttcaagttctccattgttGAGGTAAGATGGTTGTGTGAAGTTAAACCCGGATCcaaaaactatatatatacaGTTTTAAGGTCAGAACGTAAGAGACATATATTAATTGAAAGAAGCAATAAAAACTAATTGAACTTTTACCGAGAGGCTGATGGCATTGACTTTAAGAGTTTCAATGCTAGGCATATTGCCAAGAAGCCTGCGCGCCTGCGCAGATTGAAGCTTTTCTTTATGTCGGTAAATGGGTTGTAATCCAGAGCATAACGCTTCTCCATTTTAACATCTCTTCCAATATTTAAGTATCTAATATTTCTACCGTGATTTGTAAGTTGGATGTCCAGATGTTCAATTCTAGAACAAAACAACAATCTAAATTTCTGTACTTGAGTCCCAAATGACATATTGGTTTTAAATATGACACACCAAAGGGTAATTTTTGTAAGATTACGAAATCCTCTAAATTTATTGGGAGGATTCAGTTTCCAGTTGTCAAGAAATAAACTAGTTAAGTCCGAACAAGAGAAGAAATAAGAGGGCATATTACTGGAGCGACTTGGATGTTGATTACGAAGATCTAAAACCTTAACCCCTTTCTCAGCCAATTGCTTGATCCACAAACAAAAATATGGAGTGTCACCAAGATACGAATAAGCTGGAATCGACAAAAAAAATGTCAAGATGGGCCCAACATGACCTAAAAGGATCAAATTGACAACTCGAAGGTACTGAAGTTTAACTGCTTCTTTGTTATTCATGGAGGATATGAATTGATTCATAGACTGCTCTACCAGAAGTATATTGGGATAGGTTTCCCAGATATTCTTCCAAGTTTTTGACAGAATACTTGTTCTTGCAGCATCGCATATAAGCATGCGATCTAGTATATTATCTATTAAGTGTCTAGGCAAATTGCTGATCCTGTCGTCAATGCATTCGTCATCACGTTTCCTTTTAGCATCAGGGGTCATCTTCTCAGCTAGACAGCAACAACAGTAACTGAAACATGAATTGACTAAATTGGATATTCACATTACATAACGAATATATAAACACAGAGCGCAAAGAGATAGCTCTAGTATTTAGATTTATTTTTTGTCGATTCTGGATACATTTTTATGATACTCTTTTGTAGGAGGTAGAAGTCTAATTATTAAAACGGTTTTTCTACCAAGAACACACAAGCTCTCAAATGTGATTGGTTCGTAATGATACAATGGACCCCTGTGTGCCCAACAATCACACCAATAAGAAAAAGTCACAACATAAAAATAGTACGAAAGTAAGCGGATATTATAAATTCACAAGTCTAATTATTGTAAAAGAAATACTTATTAGGTTACAAATTCACAAATGAAATTATACCTCTGTCTGAAATACTTCTATCTCTTGTGTTACTCTGATAGTTTGTTGCACGGATCTTCTTTACAACTGCTTACTTATATCTCTCTTATTACGACTGCTTGTAATAAAATCTATTTGGGAGTTCTCTAGTGCAGTTTTCTGCGAGCAGAGGTGAAGAATTTGACCAGCGTGTgttaaaattagggttttatatACTAGTTTGACAACCGCGAGGCTGAGGTTATAACAAAAAAACCATACAACATGTGATGGATTTTTCACCCATTTTAATATTGGTTTTTCTATGACACAATAACCATGCACAACACCTTATTTTTATTAGTgggattaattttaattttaataaactCCCTACATTCACACCcatcttatcaataaaaataaGATAAATAAGTTTGTGTTTTTTACTAAACAAAGCAAGGCAGATTAGTTTGTCCGTTTACCAATAAAAAAAGGGAAATGAGTTTTTGCTTACCGTGAGAAAATTTTGTTTTAATATTGTAAAATTGACCTCTGATCCTCCATAAGAAAATTTTGATTTTACATTTGGTCACCTTATTTgattatgtaccatttcatatatatatatatatatatatatatatatatatatgggctACTCCAATAAAAAccttttttaaaataaaaactacaAACCTGCAGCCCAGCCCAAATAAAAGCAACCCAAACAAAAAAAACATATCGGCCCATATAACTACAAAACAATTGGATAATTAATTTATCTTTAAGTTGAGATAAAAGGAAACTATACATACATATTACACACAAAACAGTTACATCGTCTTCATCCCTCTAAACTGCTCAAAATCGACAATCATTTCTTAGTTTCTAAGCACAAATTGTGTTGAAAGACATAATATTCTAGTGATTGATACTAAACGAAGAGGAGATCAAAGTTTCTTCAGAATTTGTACTCCTCGTGTACGGAAACAACAAAAAACACAATTAAAGGTAAATTAGTGtaaattttttattgatataGTGATATTTTACTTATAATCAACTTTGTTGTTACATTTACACATAGTTTAACTGATGCATGTTGATATTTTCatgttttttgtgtttttcaCTAATTACTGTTTAGGTGCTAACTAATAATCTTAATATGTTCTTCAAACAGCTTTTAATTAGCGATTTTATCATTATTGAAAGGATAAAATGGCTAGGACTAGAGGAGGTATGTGAAGTTAGGGTTTTATACTTTTTTGATAAAATTTGTTGAACTTTTAATGATTTCATTTGTTTTACaaatgttaattgtataattATGCATGTGTAGTTGTTTTATGTAATTTTGATgtttttttgatattttttagtTTTATGCCTACTTTAATGATTACGCTACCGGTTTTTAGTCTTTAAGCATAATTTAATCATGTTAGGCTATAAATTGATCATTAAGTATGTTACGATAAAGATTTTTAGAtgttgaaattttttaatttaaatgcTAGTCTCGCAAACTTGTACAATACAATATTTCGTGTTAGTAACACTGTTCAAATGTATGCAAATGTAAGGCTTGGAAACTCTTCTCTGTATAAAGAATATTAAATTTAAAGCCTCTTTGATCGCACAGCCTGATGGTATTTAATTATGTATATAGTTACCAATGTCGAATGTTTAATGATGTCGAGGTGTTGTAGTTTAGATAATAAACTACAAAAGATCCCTCTATGATAATATAGTTGCAGAAGGGGACTTAACTATATCTCACTATTCAGTTTTAGCTAATATCTGACTTTTCAATGAGAGATTGAAGCAAAACAAGTAAAATACAATGGCTCACATATCTATTCAATTGGTAGGCATCACAAATTTTTTTTAGAACAATCACCAAAATATGTATTCCTATTTACTAAATTCATATGTACCAATCATTTGTtactatatacttattttcaACATGTTTCCTAATAATATTACATTCTGGATATACTTATTTTAAACATGTTTGCTTATTTTCAACATGTTTACTATATACTTTGGTTTCAATCACAAGCTATAGAGTATTGTCAATAAATTCAGGACAATCCATGAATTTAGAGTATATGTATCAAAAGAATGTGTTTCTTAAAATTAGTTCAAGTTAAATTCTGGTTCTTATATGAGTTGCTTGGTACTAGATGTCATGATACAACTCTTGACCATAAGTTGACCACAACTTAACCACAAGTTGCTTACACGCAAGTCATAGTGTTGCATAGATTGTTCAGGGGGTCTTGAAGATAAGAATTCGATTGGGTCTTGACTACTTCTTTTTTGTTTGAATACCTGGAGGTTTGTTCTTCTGTATTTCTTGATTTGGCAAACCTAAGTAAATGTCCTATTGTAGTTGATCTTTTTTGACGGCTGTTAAATCCACTTGCTGTTGGATTGCTCAATTTTGGTTATCAGTGGACGGAAGAAGAGGCGTCTAATGTTACATAAGTTAAATATGCAAATAGTGGAGCACTGTATGACACCATCTCCTTGTCCATGGACTTTTATTCTAGAATATGTGCTGATATTTTAGGAAATGAGGAGGAAATCTACTTCTTGAATAGACAAGGGGCTGATTactttaaattaaattaaatttgatATTCCCACTACAAGTTGTGCTCCTGTTATAGTATCTAGGAGCCAGGAGCCACAGAGGCCTTCAAAAATGTTGAGTTCTTGTTTTGTTGGGCGAGTATGGGATTTTGAGTTGCTTGCTAATGTAACATTTATGCTTACTAAAGGTGTCTGACAGAAATGGAAGAGCAGGGTGATTCCAATATGTTAATCTGGATAGAGATAGATTGCAAAGGAAGAACTAGCCTATTCATGTGTAATGGATTATCTTTTAGGATAAAGATAGATTGCAAAGGAAGAACTAGCCTATTCATGTGTAATGGATTATCTTTTAGCACACAAATCGTTTACGTCGTCATCCTAGTGAAAATTTGAAGTCAGTAGAAGCTGATGCCATGGTAGAAAAAATAAGATATAACTAGATCTTCACAGACAAGGCGATATGTATAAAGGTTATGGGAGTATTCTCGAAGCCAAATTACAGcttattatttttgttatttaaaGCATTGATCATGTGAGGAAACTTACTTATGAAAATTACCATGGTGTAAATATGTATGTCAAAGGAACCAATTGAGACATTCATGTGTAGCCTATGCACAAATATTAACTGTTATGCTATAATATAATAATGTTGCTTATTTACCACATGTTAGTGCTAATAATGAAATTATAGATTATAAACTATAGTTTTATTACAATTACATTGGTTAACTATATTAATAATTGCCTCTGTTATGGTATGTTGTGTTGTATATAGCCCTGTTATGGTATATTGTATATTGATTCATAGATGATATAAATTTAGGTGGagcaaatataaattataaaatttctatGCCTCTTCAATTTCATTTGAAAAGATTAACTATACTTAAAACCTAtagtttaaaaaaaaattgatattGTAGTACTAATTGCCCTGTT
It contains:
- the LOC141717126 gene encoding F-box/FBD/LRR-repeat protein At1g13570-like → MTPDAKRKRDDECIDDRISNLPRHLIDNILDRMLICDAARTSILSKTWKNIWETYPNILLVEQSMNQFISSMNNKEAVKLQYLRVVNLILLGHVGPILTFFLSIPAYSYLGDTPYFCLWIKQLAEKGVKVLDLRNQHPSRSSNMPSYFFSCSDLTSLFLDNWKLNPPNKFRGFRNLTKITLWCVIFKTNMSFGTQVQKFRLLFCSRIEHLDIQLTNHGRNIRYLNIGRDVKMEKRYALDYNPFTDIKKSFNLRRRAGFLAICLALKLLKSMPSASR